In the Sulfurovum zhangzhouensis genome, one interval contains:
- a CDS encoding type III pantothenate kinase, giving the protein MQNRLLADIGNTHVHILDNGQIFHLKHEEAIDHYQDRKLYYISVSHTLDQKITQIQNWENIAAKVVLQGAYETMGVDRKALCLSHRDGIFVDAGSAITVDIVKNGTYKGGFILPGINAYLDSYRRISPALDIKINQSIALDKLPLTTKDGISYGIIASIKALIDQHRDDQPLYFTGGDGQFLSRFFEDAIFDERLVFDGMYNALGAN; this is encoded by the coding sequence GTGCAAAATAGACTTTTAGCCGATATCGGCAATACGCATGTGCATATCCTTGATAATGGGCAGATATTTCATTTGAAGCATGAAGAGGCTATCGATCACTATCAAGACCGTAAGCTTTACTATATCTCCGTAAGTCACACGCTCGATCAGAAGATCACCCAGATCCAGAACTGGGAAAATATCGCCGCTAAGGTGGTACTTCAAGGTGCTTATGAAACAATGGGTGTGGATAGAAAGGCACTTTGTTTAAGTCATAGAGACGGTATCTTTGTAGATGCAGGCTCAGCAATCACTGTAGATATAGTGAAAAACGGTACATATAAGGGAGGTTTTATCCTCCCCGGGATCAATGCATATCTTGATAGTTACCGCAGGATATCTCCGGCACTAGATATCAAGATCAATCAATCTATAGCCCTAGATAAACTACCCCTTACAACCAAAGATGGGATAAGCTATGGTATAATCGCGTCTATAAAAGCACTCATTGATCAGCATAGGGATGATCAACCCCTCTATTTTACCGGAGGTGACGGACAGTTTTTAAGCCGCTTTTTTGAAGATGCGATCTTTGATGAACGCTTAGTATTTGACGGGATGTATAACGCACTGGGTGCAAATTAA